The following are encoded together in the Drosophila sechellia strain sech25 chromosome 3R, ASM438219v1, whole genome shotgun sequence genome:
- the LOC6607542 gene encoding RING finger protein unkempt isoform X1, with product MLANETNKLLLSSQQEKPNHYTYLKEFRVEQCQSFLQHKCNQHRPFVCFNWHFQNQRRRRPVRKRDGTFNYSADNYCTKYDETTGICPEGDECPYLHRTAGDTERRYHLRYYKTCMCVHDTDSRGYCVKNGLHCAFAHGMQDQRPPVYDIKELETLQNAETTLDSTNALNALDKERNLMNEDPKWQDTNYVLANYKTEPCKRPPRLCRQGYACPQYHNSKDKRRSPRKYKYRSTPCPNVKHGEEWGEPGNCEAGDNCQYCHTRTEQQFHPEIYKSTKCNDVQQAGYCPRSVFCAFAHVEPCSMDDPRENSLSASLANTSLLTRSSAPINIPNTTLSNSINDFNSGGFAVNIPSSSLTYSPTNHANLFNVDAFNYGGSNKLSNSLTATQNDSSLFFPSRIISPGFGDGLSISPSVRISELNTIRDDINSSSVGNSLFENTINTAKNAFSLQSLQSQNNSDLGRITNELLTKNAQIHKLNGRFEDMSCKLKIAELHRDKAKQEAQEWKERYDLAQIQLNLPAELRDLSIQKLKQLQAKLRTDLEEVDKVLYLENAKKCMKCEENNRTVTLEPCNHLSICNTCAESVTECPYCQVPVITTHT from the exons AAACGAACAAGCTGCTGCTTTCCTCGCAGCAGGAAAAGCCAAATCACTACAC CTACCTGAAGGAGTTCCGCGTGGAGCAGTGCCAGTCGTTTTTGCAGCACAAGTGCAACCAGCATCGCCCCTTCGTCTGTTTCAATTGGCATTTTCAAAACCAGCGTCGGCGTCGTCCAGTGCGAAAACGCGATGGCACCTTCAACTACAGTGCGGATAACTATTGCACCAAATACGACGAGACCACTGGCATATGTCCCGAGGGCGACGA ATGCCCCTACTTACACCGCACTGCTGGCGACACCGAAAGGCGATACCATCTGCGCTACTACAAGACATGCATGTGCGTCCACGACACCGACAGCCGTGGATACTGCGTCAAGAATGGACTACACTGCGCTTTCGCCCATGGCATGCAGGACCAGCGCCCACCGGTTTATGACATCAAAGAGCTGGAGACCCTGCAGAACGCAGAGACCACACTGGACAGCACTAATGCTCTGAATGCCCTGGACAAGGAGCGCAATTTGATGAACGAAGATCCCAAGTGGCAGGACACCAACTACGTGCTGGCCAACTACAAGACAGAGCCCTGCAAGCGCCCACCGCGCCTGTGCCGCCAAGGATACGCTTGTCCACAGTACCACAATAGCAAGGACAAACGTCGCTCGCCCAGAAAATACAAGTACAG GTCCACTCCTTGCCCCAATGTCAAGCACGGCGAGGAATGGGGAGAACCGGGCAACTGCGAGGCCGGCGATAACTGCCAGTACTGCCACACACGCACCGAGCAGCAGTTCCATCCGGAGATCTACAAGTCGACCAAGTGCAACGATGTCCAGCAGGCCGGATACTGTCCGCGCAGCGTCTTCTGCGCCTTTGCCCATGTGGAAC CTTGCTCAATGGACGATCCGCGCGAGAACTCATTGTCGGCGAGTCTGGCCAATACTAGCTTATTAACACGTTCCTCGGCGCCAATTAACATTCCTAATACGACTCTAAGTAACTCAATTAACG ATTTTAACTCAGGTGGCTTCGCCGTCAACATTCCCAGCAGCTCGCTCACCTACAGTCCCACCAACCATGCCAATCTCTTCAACGTGGACGCCTTCAACTATGGCGGCTCAAACAAACTCAGCAATTCCCTTACGGCCACCCAGAACGATAGCAGTCTCTTCTTTCCGTCGCGCATTATATCGCCTGGCTTTGGCGATGGCTTGTCGATTAGTCCTTCGGTGAGGATATCCGAATTGAATACCATACGCGACGACATCAACAGCAGCTCGGTGGGAAATAGTCTGTTCGAGAACACTATTAATACGGCCAAGAATGCGTTCAGCCTTCAATCTCTGCAGTCGCAAAACAACAGCGACTTGGGTCGCATCACCAATGAACTGCTCACGAAGAATGCGCAAATTCACAAGTTGAACGGACGCTTCGAGGACATGTCATGCAAGCTAAAGATCGCGGAGCTCCATCGGGACAAGGCCAAGCAGGAGGCGCAGGAGTGGAAGGAACGCTATGACCTAGCACAGATACAGCTAAATTTGCCAGCAGAGCTTCGGGACTTGTCCATACAGAAATTGAAGCAATTGCAG GCCAAGCTGCGCACCGACTTGGAGGAGGTCGACAAAGTATTATATCTAGAAAATGCCAAGAAGTGCATGAAGTGCGAGGAGAACAATCGTACGGTTACTCTGGAGCCGTGCAACCACCTGTCTATCTGCAATACATGCGCTGAATCGGTCACCGAGTGTCCCTACTGTCAGGTGCCGGTAATAACCACCCACACCTAG
- the LOC6607542 gene encoding RING finger protein unkempt isoform X2, producing the protein MLANETNKLLLSSQQEKPNHYTYLKEFRVEQCQSFLQHKCNQHRPFVCFNWHFQNQRRRRPVRKRDGTFNYSADNYCTKYDETTGICPEGDECPYLHRTAGDTERRYHLRYYKTCMCVHDTDSRGYCVKNGLHCAFAHGMQDQRPPVYDIKELETLQNAETTLDSTNALNALDKERNLMNEDPKWQDTNYVLANYKTEPCKRPPRLCRQGYACPQYHNSKDKRRSPRKYKYRSTPCPNVKHGEEWGEPGNCEAGDNCQYCHTRTEQQFHPEIYKSTKCNDVQQAGYCPRSVFCAFAHVEPCSIDEKKRDHTVSLIELISNAYPDLKAQDAFQGVDNLLNIDGNSTNKMLVDALENTTNFSKILSFSRPLDSRSACSMDDPRENSLSASLANTSLLTRSSAPINIPNTTLSNSINDFNSGGFAVNIPSSSLTYSPTNHANLFNVDAFNYGGSNKLSNSLTATQNDSSLFFPSRIISPGFGDGLSISPSVRISELNTIRDDINSSSVGNSLFENTINTAKNAFSLQSLQSQNNSDLGRITNELLTKNAQIHKLNGRFEDMSCKLKIAELHRDKAKQEAQEWKERYDLAQIQLNLPAELRDLSIQKLKQLQAKLRTDLEEVDKVLYLENAKKCMKCEENNRTVTLEPCNHLSICNTCAESVTECPYCQVPVITTHT; encoded by the exons AAACGAACAAGCTGCTGCTTTCCTCGCAGCAGGAAAAGCCAAATCACTACAC CTACCTGAAGGAGTTCCGCGTGGAGCAGTGCCAGTCGTTTTTGCAGCACAAGTGCAACCAGCATCGCCCCTTCGTCTGTTTCAATTGGCATTTTCAAAACCAGCGTCGGCGTCGTCCAGTGCGAAAACGCGATGGCACCTTCAACTACAGTGCGGATAACTATTGCACCAAATACGACGAGACCACTGGCATATGTCCCGAGGGCGACGA ATGCCCCTACTTACACCGCACTGCTGGCGACACCGAAAGGCGATACCATCTGCGCTACTACAAGACATGCATGTGCGTCCACGACACCGACAGCCGTGGATACTGCGTCAAGAATGGACTACACTGCGCTTTCGCCCATGGCATGCAGGACCAGCGCCCACCGGTTTATGACATCAAAGAGCTGGAGACCCTGCAGAACGCAGAGACCACACTGGACAGCACTAATGCTCTGAATGCCCTGGACAAGGAGCGCAATTTGATGAACGAAGATCCCAAGTGGCAGGACACCAACTACGTGCTGGCCAACTACAAGACAGAGCCCTGCAAGCGCCCACCGCGCCTGTGCCGCCAAGGATACGCTTGTCCACAGTACCACAATAGCAAGGACAAACGTCGCTCGCCCAGAAAATACAAGTACAG GTCCACTCCTTGCCCCAATGTCAAGCACGGCGAGGAATGGGGAGAACCGGGCAACTGCGAGGCCGGCGATAACTGCCAGTACTGCCACACACGCACCGAGCAGCAGTTCCATCCGGAGATCTACAAGTCGACCAAGTGCAACGATGTCCAGCAGGCCGGATACTGTCCGCGCAGCGTCTTCTGCGCCTTTGCCCATGTGGAAC CATGCTCAATTGACGAGAAGAAGCGGGATCACACGGTATCCCTAATCGAGCTTATTTCCAATGCCTATCCTGATTTAAAAGCTCAGGATGCGTTTCAAGGGGTCGATAAT TTGTTGAACATTGATGGTAATAGCACCAATAAAATGTTGGTAGACGCTTTGGAAAACACAACAAATTTCAGCAAAATTTTAAGTTTCTCACGACCCCTGGACAGTCGTT CAGCTTGCTCAATGGACGATCCGCGCGAGAACTCATTGTCGGCGAGTCTGGCCAATACTAGCTTATTAACACGTTCCTCGGCGCCAATTAACATTCCTAATACGACTCTAAGTAACTCAATTAACG ATTTTAACTCAGGTGGCTTCGCCGTCAACATTCCCAGCAGCTCGCTCACCTACAGTCCCACCAACCATGCCAATCTCTTCAACGTGGACGCCTTCAACTATGGCGGCTCAAACAAACTCAGCAATTCCCTTACGGCCACCCAGAACGATAGCAGTCTCTTCTTTCCGTCGCGCATTATATCGCCTGGCTTTGGCGATGGCTTGTCGATTAGTCCTTCGGTGAGGATATCCGAATTGAATACCATACGCGACGACATCAACAGCAGCTCGGTGGGAAATAGTCTGTTCGAGAACACTATTAATACGGCCAAGAATGCGTTCAGCCTTCAATCTCTGCAGTCGCAAAACAACAGCGACTTGGGTCGCATCACCAATGAACTGCTCACGAAGAATGCGCAAATTCACAAGTTGAACGGACGCTTCGAGGACATGTCATGCAAGCTAAAGATCGCGGAGCTCCATCGGGACAAGGCCAAGCAGGAGGCGCAGGAGTGGAAGGAACGCTATGACCTAGCACAGATACAGCTAAATTTGCCAGCAGAGCTTCGGGACTTGTCCATACAGAAATTGAAGCAATTGCAG GCCAAGCTGCGCACCGACTTGGAGGAGGTCGACAAAGTATTATATCTAGAAAATGCCAAGAAGTGCATGAAGTGCGAGGAGAACAATCGTACGGTTACTCTGGAGCCGTGCAACCACCTGTCTATCTGCAATACATGCGCTGAATCGGTCACCGAGTGTCCCTACTGTCAGGTGCCGGTAATAACCACCCACACCTAG